From SAR324 cluster bacterium:
AAAAGCCCAAGAATTTTTCAGCGAGGAAAATGATCCCCACGGACATGATTGCGAGCAACGCAGAGAGGGCTGCGACTGAAGGGTCGTAAGTAATTTCCATATAGGCCAGCATATCAATTGGCAGTGTGCGTACCCCTGGGCCGG
This genomic window contains:
- a CDS encoding ABC transporter permease; amino-acid sequence: LGAFVKVVLPNIRGGVLAAFILGFVTSFNQVPVSLFLSGPGVRTLPIDMLAYMEITYDPSVAALSALLAIMSVGIIFLAEKFLGFSRYV